A stretch of DNA from Microbacterium sp. LWS13-1.2:
GCTGCTGGTGCGCGGCGAGTCGTTCGTCGCCGGCATGCGCGAGGTCGAGCAGGGCTACCGCGACGCCGGGCGGGAGCTCACGCTGGAGGAGTGGCGGCGCGAGCCCGCGAAGGCCACGTTCCTCGACGGCCTGATGCGCCTCACCTCCGCGCTCAACTGACCCGCCGCTCCCGCTCAGGCCGCGGCGTGCCGAGAATCACGGATGCCGTGGGCCGCGGCATCCGTCCAGGACCCCTCATTTGAGGAACTGAGCCGAGTTGAGGAGCAGAATGCGGGTGTCGGCCCGCATTCCGGCGCTGATCCTCAGTCGAGGCACGCTGGCGACAAGCGGCGGCGTCGAGCTCGAGCGCGATCCATCCGGTCGCGCGCGGGCGGTCCACGCCGTGGGCTGTGCCCCTCATTTGAGGAACTGAGCCGAGTTGAGGAACAGAATGCGGGTGTCGGCCCGCATTCCGGCGCTGATCCTCAACTGAGGACCCAAGTGGTGATGCCGTCGGACGGGACCGAGAGCAGCGCCTCATTCCGGCGATCCATGCTGCGGCGAGAGGGATGCCATGGCCAGCGCCAACGCCTCCTCCACAGTCGCTGCCCGACACGGTCTGTCACCAGAACCGGCCTGGAGCACCGCCTGCGATCCTGCTCGCGCGCGAGGCTCGAATCGTGCAGACGACCATCGACCCGGCATGGCTGACCACGCTGCGAGAACATGACGGCATCGCTCGCCAGTCCCTGCTTCTCGGCCGGCAGACGAGCAAACGCGAACTCAAGGATGCCGTCGCGAGCGGTGCGCTCGTGCGCATCCGACGATCCTGGCTCGCTCTGCCCGATGCCGACCCACTCCTGGTCGCCGCCGCCCGCGCAGGGGTTGCACTCAGCTGCGTCACGCGTGCGGAGCGGCTCGGGCTGTGGGTCCATGGAGACTTCACGAAGCCTCACGTTGCGGCGCCGCCGTGCTCGGGTGGGGTTCGAATCGAACAGGACGACGCGGACAATCCGAAGGCGACGGTGCATTGGTTCACACCGGTCGTGCCACGGCCACCGCACACCCTCGAGGACGGCATCGAGAACACGCTCATCTCGATCGCATTGTGCCGGCCTTTCGAATACGCACTCGCCACGTGGGAGTCGGCGTTCCGCACCGGCCTCGCCGATCGGGAGGTGATAGGGCGGCTGAAGCTGCCGCGGATCGCGCGCGACCTGCTCAGCGAATCCACTCCGTTCGCCGACTCCGGGCTCGAAACGATCGTGCCGCGCCGACTTCGTTGGCTGCGAGTGCGGATCGTGCCGCAGGCATGGCTGCACGGCCATCGCGTCGACTTCC
This window harbors:
- a CDS encoding DUF559 domain-containing protein, with amino-acid sequence MQTTIDPAWLTTLREHDGIARQSLLLGRQTSKRELKDAVASGALVRIRRSWLALPDADPLLVAAARAGVALSCVTRAERLGLWVHGDFTKPHVAAPPCSGGVRIEQDDADNPKATVHWFTPVVPRPPHTLEDGIENTLISIALCRPFEYALATWESAFRTGLADREVIGRLKLPRIARDLLSESTPFADSGLETIVPRRLRWLRVRIVPQAWLHGHRVDFLLGQRLVLQIDGGHHVGAQRDSDNRHDAELILRGYHVIRVGYRQVMDDWPGVQQLVMNAVAQGLHLAR